Proteins co-encoded in one Schaalia radingae genomic window:
- a CDS encoding choice-of-anchor M domain-containing protein: protein MPAISRQRFFRYAGATLVTAIMTIGAALSTTPPTHAAPDDGKTVATLGHIDAPKTYWEGGTFVLKNEAHGKVYPLEQTVNWVGKGYNDTTQAQQFIYHVPDDPEVRFLRDTSATWYMAPQLPGWNQAPIWAGFGADADIPIEQFAGRTFTLDLVDFDGPGRMELMNYTTLGPLKILTRLISSHNPDLRSTWLTAGSHTHNMTLFSKPGRYTATYRVTARSADGTLIASRKYPHVWQVGGSQPGSTPSASLSDQFAAASDAPPQAGTYSLTVRPHHGRDNDGDDQLTDLVASVPEGASGTVTFLIDGYFLAEVPVKDGRATWPEMLGNTTSSLQAVFIPADGTHARWVSPEVSYSTGDAAATVSSPASAQGLPQPASHDPAPAFSTDAYTPTDLGFALTLTPEDGETFSTTIRFNDPKIRATLRGGYYEAGANNPTCGLEPSEMVSGSKGAATASITYMQSDCDGMSLKFTVLPHALIGALPTEVTIPTPVNTAQPLTYSGTLRAASPAAPADPDSDPSDAAGTDGKPGGSETGTDPGSNPGAKPGTAPGTDSDSPHTQADPRLILNDGHVDIQARLEANGRLGIALKDDTRQHAHSSQVRELSSVAFALDDNTRRSTPRTPSGAANGPNFLPTPPAKYYLLDQEQRQGALWPGWSTTEVDAERAESLTLHLEPRSIPKGASYHVFTLGTFGETTELINSTREMTSITMPANIHAHAAWAFTQPGVYLLDASYSGTIDGAPASSGKQCLTVLVGHQAILDHRSGKTPSCADTPTAGTPTPDTPAGGAPSSESQPTDSGKTKTDGADAGTTPQDAAGAQSTGEQHASASASGAPLASVTPLGTQRLASSGAHGGMVAGALILAALGCACVARHPRCS, encoded by the coding sequence GTGCCCGCCATCTCCCGCCAACGATTCTTCCGATATGCCGGCGCCACCCTCGTCACTGCAATCATGACCATCGGCGCCGCACTGTCGACAACTCCGCCCACCCATGCCGCTCCCGATGACGGGAAAACCGTGGCAACGCTCGGACATATCGATGCGCCGAAAACGTATTGGGAAGGCGGAACCTTCGTCCTCAAGAACGAGGCGCATGGGAAGGTCTATCCGCTTGAGCAGACCGTAAACTGGGTCGGCAAGGGGTACAACGACACAACCCAGGCTCAGCAGTTTATCTACCACGTTCCTGACGATCCTGAGGTGAGATTCCTGCGAGACACCAGTGCCACGTGGTACATGGCTCCGCAGCTTCCGGGGTGGAATCAGGCTCCGATCTGGGCAGGATTTGGTGCCGATGCAGATATTCCGATTGAACAGTTTGCTGGTCGCACTTTCACCCTCGACCTGGTTGATTTTGATGGACCTGGTCGCATGGAACTGATGAATTACACGACGTTGGGGCCATTGAAGATTCTGACGCGCTTAATCTCCAGCCATAATCCGGATCTGCGCTCAACATGGTTGACTGCAGGATCTCACACGCACAATATGACGCTGTTTTCCAAACCCGGACGCTACACGGCGACATATCGCGTCACCGCACGCTCAGCTGACGGCACCCTGATCGCGTCAAGAAAGTACCCGCACGTGTGGCAGGTCGGCGGCAGCCAACCCGGAAGCACACCCTCTGCTTCGCTGTCCGATCAGTTTGCCGCGGCATCTGATGCTCCACCGCAGGCCGGTACCTACTCCTTGACCGTTCGCCCCCACCACGGGCGAGACAATGATGGTGATGATCAGCTGACGGATCTGGTGGCGAGCGTGCCTGAAGGTGCCAGCGGAACAGTGACCTTCTTGATCGACGGCTATTTCCTGGCGGAAGTACCTGTTAAAGACGGGCGTGCAACGTGGCCTGAAATGCTGGGGAACACCACCAGCTCCCTCCAAGCCGTTTTTATTCCCGCAGATGGCACACACGCCAGGTGGGTCTCACCCGAAGTGTCTTACTCGACAGGCGATGCTGCGGCAACGGTATCGTCTCCCGCAAGCGCTCAGGGGCTGCCGCAGCCCGCTTCACACGATCCGGCGCCTGCATTTTCGACCGACGCGTATACGCCCACTGACTTGGGATTCGCTCTCACGCTCACCCCGGAAGACGGGGAGACATTCAGCACGACTATAAGGTTCAATGACCCGAAGATCCGTGCGACGCTCCGTGGCGGATATTACGAGGCTGGCGCGAATAATCCCACCTGCGGTCTTGAGCCCTCGGAGATGGTGTCGGGGTCGAAGGGCGCAGCCACCGCTTCCATCACCTATATGCAGTCTGACTGCGATGGGATGTCACTGAAATTCACGGTGCTCCCTCACGCTCTGATCGGAGCGCTGCCGACCGAGGTCACGATCCCCACGCCTGTCAATACTGCTCAGCCGCTGACGTATTCAGGCACGCTGAGAGCTGCTTCTCCCGCAGCACCTGCCGATCCAGATTCCGATCCGTCCGACGCAGCCGGTACGGATGGAAAGCCGGGCGGATCCGAGACGGGGACTGATCCTGGCTCAAATCCCGGTGCGAAACCAGGCACCGCTCCCGGAACCGATAGCGACTCGCCGCACACACAGGCTGACCCGCGTCTGATCCTGAACGATGGCCACGTGGATATTCAGGCCCGCTTGGAGGCAAATGGTCGTCTGGGGATCGCATTGAAGGATGACACCAGGCAGCATGCACATTCATCGCAGGTTCGCGAACTATCGTCAGTCGCGTTCGCACTGGATGACAATACGCGTCGGTCCACTCCGCGCACTCCGTCAGGCGCGGCGAACGGACCCAATTTCCTTCCCACACCTCCAGCCAAGTACTACCTGCTGGACCAGGAACAGCGCCAGGGCGCGTTGTGGCCAGGCTGGTCGACGACCGAGGTTGACGCTGAGCGTGCCGAGTCACTGACTTTACACCTTGAGCCGCGCTCCATTCCCAAAGGCGCCTCATACCACGTCTTTACCCTGGGAACCTTCGGTGAGACCACCGAATTGATAAATTCGACCCGCGAAATGACAAGCATCACCATGCCGGCGAACATTCACGCACATGCGGCGTGGGCATTCACCCAGCCTGGCGTGTATCTGCTCGATGCGTCCTACAGCGGGACGATCGATGGCGCGCCCGCATCATCAGGCAAGCAGTGCCTGACCGTACTTGTCGGTCACCAGGCAATCCTTGATCACAGGTCAGGAAAGACGCCCTCGTGCGCTGACACGCCCACCGCAGGCACTCCCACGCCAGATACTCCCGCTGGCGGGGCTCCCTCCAGCGAATCTCAGCCGACAGACTCTGGCAAGACGAAGACTGACGGTGCAGATGCAGGTACCACACCGCAGGACGCGGCTGGCGCGCAGAGCACGGGCGAGCAGCATGCCTCCGCCTCGGCTTCAGGTGCCCCGTTGGCATCAGTTACGCCACTGGGCACGCAGCGCCTTGCCAGCAGTGGCGCCCATGGAGGAATGGTCGCAGGCGCACTCATACTGGCCGCGCTCGGGTGTGCGTGCGTGGCCAGGCACCCTCGCTGTTCTTAG
- the nadE gene encoding ammonia-dependent NAD(+) synthetase: protein MTDHERQRAIMEELEVVEDFDAAHEVERRITFLAEYLKETGLKGYVLGISGGVDSTVAGRLSQLACEKVREDGGDATFVAMRLPYQVQADEDDAQDALSFIDADQVLTVNIGASTDAMWQAVSEADDDHVDSYTEFVKGNVKARERMIAQFTVAGARGMLVVGTDQAAEALVGFYTKFGDGAADVTPLTGLPKRRVRELGRYLGAPATLTDKVPTADLESDKPLRPDEVALGVTYEAIDDYLEGREVSEEDEQTIVRWHSRTAHKRALPLTPGRWEKTH, encoded by the coding sequence ATGACTGATCATGAACGCCAACGCGCGATTATGGAAGAACTGGAAGTTGTCGAAGATTTCGATGCGGCTCACGAGGTCGAGCGTCGAATCACGTTCCTGGCCGAATATCTCAAGGAAACTGGCCTGAAGGGCTATGTCCTGGGCATTTCGGGCGGAGTAGATTCTACCGTTGCCGGTCGCCTGTCTCAGCTGGCGTGCGAAAAAGTGCGCGAGGATGGTGGTGACGCCACATTCGTCGCGATGCGCCTTCCATACCAGGTCCAGGCTGACGAGGACGACGCGCAAGATGCCCTGTCGTTTATCGATGCTGATCAGGTTCTGACAGTCAACATCGGAGCGTCGACCGATGCCATGTGGCAGGCAGTGAGTGAAGCAGATGATGATCATGTCGATTCCTACACGGAGTTTGTCAAGGGCAACGTGAAGGCTCGCGAACGCATGATCGCGCAGTTCACAGTTGCCGGTGCTCGCGGAATGCTCGTCGTCGGCACTGATCAGGCTGCGGAAGCCCTCGTCGGGTTCTACACGAAGTTTGGTGATGGTGCTGCTGACGTGACACCGCTGACTGGACTGCCCAAGCGCCGCGTGCGGGAGCTGGGCCGCTATCTGGGCGCTCCGGCGACACTGACTGACAAGGTTCCTACCGCGGATCTGGAATCTGATAAGCCGCTGCGTCCTGATGAAGTTGCTCTGGGCGTCACGTATGAGGCCATTGACGACTACCTTGAGGGCCGCGAGGTGAGCGAAGAAGATGAGCAGACCATCGTCAGGTGGCACTCGCGCACCGCTCACAAGCGTGCACTGCCTTTGACACCTGGCCGTTGGGAGAAGACGCACTGA
- a CDS encoding FAD-dependent oxidoreductase: MKRTEFDVVVVGSGAAGLSASLTAAKNGLRTLMIEKGDKWGGSTAKSAGMVWVPGNKQLQRVGGNDNMEMGRTYMKATVGDCTSDEMIDSFLTNGTRAMDFLTANCPGLVWRNMEGYPDYWLDAPGAQPQGRGVEAGAFDSNKLGKWKKNQMEAYFKPAVPLDLNSFDSADILLFASSWKPWARLARLTARNIKHLFARRTPRTMGMGLTGALMEGCLRAGVEIAMNTALKDLIVEDDAVRGIVVTHEGKESRIRAAKGVILACGGFERNAQMRQKYQRHPINGTWTVGAETNTGDGIQVGLQHGAAIDNMADAIWSPVIQLPRSSAWTPIVIEDEERFIVPDRSLPHTVIVNGQGKRFMNEALPYCTAGQGLYGGHFGKGEGDAENLPAWLIFDHQFRSKYVFGYGHMPVVPLPREYFESGAMVQADSVDELAQKIDVPVEQLRLTLERFNDFARTGIDEDFHRGENEHDRFYGDRYHEPNPSLGTVEKGPFYATQVYPGDIGTSGGLVINPQAQVTREDGSVIDGLYAAGNTTKSIVGHTYTAGGTSIGAALVFGYVAARTIAEKAGRNMVAH, from the coding sequence ATGAAGCGAACAGAATTCGATGTCGTTGTCGTCGGGTCGGGTGCAGCCGGCCTGAGCGCGTCACTGACGGCGGCAAAAAACGGGCTACGCACACTGATGATCGAAAAAGGCGACAAATGGGGCGGGTCCACCGCTAAGTCGGCCGGCATGGTGTGGGTGCCGGGTAACAAACAGCTTCAACGTGTCGGCGGCAACGACAATATGGAAATGGGTCGCACCTACATGAAGGCGACGGTTGGAGACTGCACCAGTGACGAAATGATTGATTCGTTCCTGACCAACGGTACGCGCGCGATGGATTTCCTGACTGCAAACTGCCCCGGACTGGTGTGGCGCAACATGGAAGGCTACCCCGATTACTGGCTCGACGCTCCGGGAGCTCAGCCGCAAGGACGCGGCGTGGAGGCCGGTGCCTTCGACTCGAACAAACTGGGCAAATGGAAAAAGAACCAGATGGAGGCCTATTTCAAACCGGCTGTTCCGCTGGATCTGAATTCGTTCGACTCCGCCGACATCCTGCTCTTTGCGTCAAGCTGGAAGCCGTGGGCGCGACTGGCCCGACTGACTGCACGCAACATCAAGCATCTCTTTGCCCGGCGCACACCGCGCACAATGGGAATGGGACTGACCGGCGCCCTCATGGAAGGATGCCTGCGCGCAGGTGTCGAAATTGCCATGAACACCGCGTTGAAGGACCTCATTGTGGAGGATGACGCGGTGCGCGGCATCGTCGTGACGCACGAAGGCAAGGAGTCACGTATCCGCGCTGCCAAGGGCGTCATCCTGGCGTGCGGCGGGTTCGAGCGAAACGCGCAGATGCGTCAGAAATACCAGCGCCACCCGATTAATGGCACGTGGACTGTCGGCGCGGAAACGAACACGGGCGACGGTATTCAGGTCGGCCTGCAACACGGTGCTGCGATCGACAATATGGCTGATGCGATCTGGTCACCTGTTATCCAGTTGCCGCGTTCATCCGCGTGGACGCCGATCGTCATTGAAGATGAGGAACGCTTTATCGTCCCGGACCGGTCCCTGCCACACACCGTGATTGTCAACGGCCAGGGCAAGCGCTTCATGAACGAAGCGCTGCCATACTGCACCGCTGGCCAGGGCCTGTATGGTGGGCATTTCGGCAAGGGCGAGGGAGACGCTGAAAACCTTCCCGCCTGGCTGATCTTCGATCATCAGTTCCGCTCGAAATACGTGTTCGGCTACGGACACATGCCGGTCGTGCCCCTGCCCAGGGAATACTTCGAATCAGGGGCGATGGTACAGGCAGACAGCGTGGACGAGCTGGCGCAGAAGATCGACGTGCCGGTCGAGCAGCTGCGCCTCACCCTCGAGCGGTTCAACGATTTTGCGCGCACAGGCATCGACGAGGATTTCCACCGCGGCGAAAACGAACACGATCGTTTCTACGGTGACCGCTACCATGAGCCGAACCCGTCGCTCGGCACAGTGGAGAAAGGCCCGTTCTACGCCACGCAGGTCTACCCCGGTGACATTGGAACGTCGGGCGGCCTGGTGATTAATCCGCAGGCGCAGGTCACGCGCGAGGACGGCAGCGTCATTGACGGTCTGTATGCGGCCGGCAATACCACCAAATCCATTGTTGGACACACCTACACTGCCGGCGGCACGTCGATTGGGGCCGCTCTGGTCTTCGGGTATGTTGCCGCGCGTACGATCGCAGAAAAGGCCGGCCGCAATATGGTTGCTCACTAA